The Trichosurus vulpecula isolate mTriVul1 chromosome 3, mTriVul1.pri, whole genome shotgun sequence genome includes a window with the following:
- the LOC118843680 gene encoding 60S ribosomal protein L27a-like, giving the protein MPSRLRKTRKLRGHVSHGHGRIGKHRKHPGGRGNAGGLHHHRINFDKYHPGYFGKVGMRHYHLKKNQSYCPTVNLDKLWTLVSEQTRINAAKNKEGLAPIIDVVRSGYYKVLGKGKLPKQPVIVKAKFFSRRAELKIKGVGGACVLVA; this is encoded by the coding sequence ATGCCTTCCCGACTGAGGAAGACGCGGAAGCTCCGCGGGCACGTCAGCCACGGCCACGGGCGCATCGGCAAGCACCGGAAGCACCCCGGAGGCCGCGGGAATGCAGGAGGGCTGCACCATCACCGAATCAACTTCGACAAATATCATCCAGGTTACTTCGGGAAAGTGGGTATGAGGCATTACCACTTGAAGAAGAACCAGAGCTACTGCCCAACTGTCAACCTTGATAAGCTGTGGACGCTAGTCAGTGAGCAGACCAGGATTAATGCTGCCAAAAACAAGGAGGGGCTTGCCCCTATCATTGATGTTGTACGGTCGGGCTATTACAAAGTTCTAGGAAAAGGGAAACTCCCCAAGCAGCCAGTCATCGTGAAGGCAAAGTTCTTCAGCAGAAGAGCAGAGTTAAAAATCAAGGGTGTTGGTGGAGCCTGTGTCCTTGTGGCATAA